From Sporosarcina sp. Te-1, the proteins below share one genomic window:
- a CDS encoding ABC transporter ATP-binding protein codes for MLTKTIIKTDKLCKTFSSGGIQQHVLKNLDINLMEGDFTVIMGSSGSGKSTLLYAISGMDKPTLGEIEFAGKNITKLNNDQLAIFRRNHCGFVFQQIYLLDNMSVLDNVLASGLLVNKDKRGLVKKAKELLLQVGIDEKSWSKFPTQLSGGEAQRVGIVRAIINSPTVLFADEPTGALNSTSSERVLDVFMNVNRNGQSIVMVTHDIKTALRGNRIIYLRDGVICGDLKLGPYNEDKNIERHEKLKHFLAEMGW; via the coding sequence ATGCTGACAAAGACGATCATTAAAACGGATAAGTTGTGTAAAACCTTTTCAAGCGGCGGCATTCAACAGCATGTGTTAAAAAATTTGGATATCAATCTAATGGAGGGGGATTTCACCGTCATCATGGGGAGTTCGGGATCTGGGAAATCGACTCTCCTTTACGCAATCAGCGGTATGGATAAACCAACTTTAGGTGAAATCGAATTTGCCGGAAAAAATATTACGAAACTAAACAACGATCAACTGGCCATTTTCAGAAGAAATCATTGTGGTTTTGTTTTTCAGCAAATCTATTTACTAGACAATATGAGTGTACTCGATAATGTGCTGGCAAGCGGTCTCTTAGTGAACAAAGATAAACGTGGGCTTGTTAAAAAAGCTAAAGAACTATTACTGCAAGTGGGGATCGATGAGAAGTCGTGGTCTAAGTTCCCGACTCAGCTTTCGGGAGGAGAAGCGCAACGGGTAGGTATTGTTAGAGCGATCATTAACAGTCCGACAGTATTATTTGCCGATGAACCAACAGGTGCATTAAACTCAACATCCAGTGAACGCGTGTTAGACGTGTTCATGAATGTGAATCGGAATGGGCAGTCAATTGTCATGGTCACACATGATATAAAAACAGCTTTGCGTGGAAACCGCATTATCTATTTGCGAGATGGCGTCATTTGCGGTGACTTGAAGCTGGGTCCGTACAATGAAGATAAAAATATAGAGCGTCATGAAAAGCTAAAGCACTTCCTAGCTGAAATGGGGTGGTAA
- a CDS encoding HAMP domain-containing sensor histidine kinase, whose product MRIKLLVTIILIVFSIGISVSIMVINNKTIPKVNLVDINDVVHIAEKNWGHISGDLFHTSDIEQPVSIIDNGEHVVYRTPGTYFTNLYEAIKNKDTIIDVKQNNEIVGKLIIHNNEQEIIQQLKSELVTFTVLLFVLLMIACILYVTYIYRVLLKPFRQLQIFAANVAKGHLDFPLHMDKNNYFGAFTESFDIMREELATARQKEYEANRSKKELVATLSHDIKTPVASIKAVSELMLVQAKDEKIIKHANTIYSKAEQINLLVTDMFHATLEELQQLKLTITEQSSEVLVPMIEDVNYHYQIQYDPIPQCIILTDPVRMQQVIDNIISNSYKYAGTGISIQSQINEGYLELHLHDFGPGMREEELPLLFNKYYRGTNVEGKNGSGLGLYISKYFIENTLGQIDCYNRVDGFTVVLKIKLA is encoded by the coding sequence ATGAGAATCAAGTTACTAGTGACCATCATTTTGATTGTTTTTAGTATAGGGATCTCCGTTTCAATAATGGTTATCAACAATAAAACGATTCCAAAAGTGAATCTTGTCGATATAAATGATGTAGTCCATATTGCCGAAAAAAATTGGGGTCACATTAGTGGGGATCTATTTCATACTAGCGATATAGAACAACCAGTTTCAATTATAGATAATGGGGAACATGTCGTTTATCGAACACCAGGCACTTATTTTACAAATTTATACGAGGCCATTAAAAATAAAGATACAATTATAGATGTAAAGCAAAACAACGAGATTGTTGGGAAACTAATTATCCACAATAATGAACAAGAAATCATCCAACAATTGAAAAGCGAACTAGTTACTTTTACCGTCTTGCTGTTTGTTCTACTTATGATAGCTTGTATTTTATATGTAACCTATATTTACAGAGTATTATTGAAACCATTTCGTCAGCTACAGATTTTTGCTGCCAATGTAGCGAAGGGTCATCTAGACTTCCCCTTACATATGGACAAGAACAACTACTTCGGTGCATTTACGGAGAGCTTTGATATCATGCGTGAGGAACTTGCAACGGCTCGCCAAAAAGAGTATGAGGCCAACCGCAGCAAGAAAGAGCTTGTAGCCACATTAAGTCATGATATTAAGACGCCTGTTGCTTCCATCAAGGCGGTAAGTGAACTGATGCTTGTCCAGGCAAAAGATGAAAAAATAATAAAACATGCGAATACGATCTATTCAAAAGCTGAGCAAATTAATTTGCTCGTAACAGATATGTTTCACGCCACTTTGGAAGAGCTGCAGCAATTAAAATTAACAATAACCGAACAATCAAGTGAAGTACTCGTTCCTATGATTGAGGATGTTAATTACCATTACCAAATCCAATATGATCCCATACCACAATGCATCATTTTAACGGACCCAGTCCGTATGCAACAGGTAATCGACAATATTATTAGCAACTCCTATAAATACGCAGGCACCGGCATCTCGATTCAATCTCAAATTAATGAAGGGTATCTTGAGCTTCATTTACATGATTTTGGCCCAGGGATGCGGGAAGAAGAATTGCCATTACTGTTCAATAAATATTATCGAGGAACCAATGTTGAAGGAAAGAATGGTTCAGGGCTTGGCCTCTATATCTCGAAGTACTTCATAGAAAATACATTGGGTCAAATTGACTGCTACAATCGGGTTGATGGATTCACTGTCGTTTTAAAGATTAAACTCGCTTGA
- a CDS encoding response regulator transcription factor, which yields MKVDCLIVDDEIALAETTSEYFNMFEVKTAFVTSTEECERFLKTNEPSLILLDINLGKESGFDLCKKLRQTMQIPILFISARSSDDDVLIALNIGGDDYIQKPYTLSILLAKVKAVLKRYGSASSRDVLAFGQIQIDTKLQRVRVNGIEIQLKTMEYKLLSYLVKNKNRILTKDELFQNVWGDSFVGDGTLNVHIRHLREKIESNPTKPQFIKTVWGTGYVLEDPTQ from the coding sequence ATGAAAGTAGATTGTTTAATTGTTGATGATGAGATTGCTCTCGCTGAAACAACTAGTGAATACTTTAATATGTTTGAAGTGAAAACAGCATTTGTCACAAGTACCGAGGAATGCGAACGTTTTTTGAAAACGAATGAACCCTCTTTAATCCTTCTGGACATCAATCTTGGGAAGGAATCGGGGTTTGATTTGTGTAAAAAATTGCGCCAAACGATGCAAATACCGATATTATTTATCAGTGCTCGCTCCAGCGATGACGATGTGTTAATCGCGCTGAATATTGGTGGCGATGATTACATTCAAAAACCTTATACGCTAAGCATCTTACTAGCTAAAGTAAAAGCAGTACTTAAAAGATACGGCAGTGCGTCAAGCCGAGATGTTTTAGCGTTTGGACAGATTCAAATTGATACAAAGCTCCAACGTGTGCGAGTAAATGGCATTGAAATTCAACTCAAAACAATGGAATATAAACTTCTGTCTTATTTGGTGAAAAATAAAAATCGGATCCTCACAAAAGATGAATTATTTCAAAATGTGTGGGGAGATTCCTTTGTAGGTGATGGTACCCTGAATGTGCATATTCGACACTTACGAGAGAAAATTGAAAGCAATCCTACTAAACCGCAATTTATTAAAACAGTTTGGGGAACAGGTTATGTGTTAGAGGATCCTACCCAATGA
- a CDS encoding CPBP family intramembrane glutamic endopeptidase → MNEKKLRKPVVQFILLTNLIFLPLFCLVGAIKFLGYPTWIFDIVLGISAWSSTFAFAALFKKIYPGHSFIQFIKNKFKNRLKLSALLTASMIQIFIFLMILFFVSTTSEADSLFTKTSWGVLVYYFFKTLLSGPLGEELGWRGFALLELQKKYPPLLASIIIGFWWGLWHLPIWFTTGYMGMDLINYSFFFMIAIISTTILMTAFYNLNRNLTIPIAIHFFFNFFIGLIKGNLIDLIMYNAFLYGIAAFLIIVINPKNVLYGKKNIIPMNGNHSIT, encoded by the coding sequence ATGAATGAAAAGAAACTAAGAAAACCAGTAGTACAATTTATTCTGTTAACCAATCTCATTTTTCTTCCCCTTTTTTGTCTTGTAGGAGCCATAAAGTTTTTAGGATATCCGACATGGATCTTTGATATCGTGCTCGGTATATCAGCTTGGTCCTCAACGTTCGCTTTTGCGGCGTTATTCAAAAAAATCTATCCCGGGCATAGTTTTATACAATTTATAAAGAACAAATTTAAGAATAGACTAAAGCTTTCTGCACTTCTTACGGCAAGTATGATTCAAATCTTCATATTTTTGATGATCCTATTTTTCGTCTCTACTACAAGTGAAGCAGACTCCCTTTTCACCAAAACCTCATGGGGTGTGTTGGTCTATTACTTCTTCAAAACGCTTCTGTCCGGTCCATTAGGAGAAGAATTAGGCTGGAGAGGGTTCGCACTACTGGAGCTTCAAAAGAAATATCCGCCGCTACTAGCGTCCATCATTATTGGATTTTGGTGGGGTTTGTGGCATCTCCCTATCTGGTTTACTACTGGTTATATGGGTATGGATTTAATCAACTATAGCTTCTTCTTTATGATTGCTATCATTTCCACTACGATTCTCATGACAGCATTTTATAACTTAAATCGGAATTTAACGATCCCTATTGCTATCCACTTTTTCTTCAACTTTTTTATTGGCCTCATTAAGGGGAACTTAATTGATTTGATTATGTACAACGCATTTTTATATGGCATAGCTGCCTTTTTAATCATCGTCATCAATCCAAAGAACGTTTTATATGGCAAGAAAAATATAATTCCTATGAACGGAAATCATTCCATTACGTAA
- a CDS encoding MerR family transcriptional regulator: protein MYTIGQVAKFLGVSRDTLKFYEEKELVKPKQNMENGYRSYDRFDIYDIATVNFYREMDIEIKKIQQLRKSKSVEGIKSLLEEKEQEVAEEIEYKKLMLKKLQMIKEDCEKIEQFSGTYTIREMKPLEIKGEIEHINSYDEYETLKENMDSLKNAVTLSSLRRVIRFNDEGILEEKFIIVRRVEDSPKGEILSHPKCMYTIIEDGRWSTGGKNIDQNVEANVRKAALENGYELLGLVYINQLLTTYEDGLERVFLEMYVPIK from the coding sequence ATGTACACAATAGGACAAGTAGCAAAATTTTTAGGTGTATCTAGAGACACTTTAAAGTTTTACGAGGAAAAGGAATTAGTAAAGCCTAAGCAAAATATGGAGAATGGCTATAGAAGTTATGATCGTTTTGATATATACGATATAGCCACAGTAAATTTCTATAGAGAAATGGATATTGAAATAAAGAAAATCCAGCAGCTGCGAAAAAGCAAAAGTGTAGAAGGAATAAAATCATTACTAGAAGAGAAAGAACAAGAGGTAGCAGAAGAAATAGAATATAAAAAGCTCATGTTAAAAAAGCTGCAAATGATTAAGGAAGACTGCGAAAAAATCGAGCAATTCTCAGGTACATATACCATAAGGGAAATGAAACCTTTAGAGATAAAAGGTGAAATAGAGCATATCAATTCGTATGATGAATATGAAACGCTTAAAGAGAACATGGACAGCTTGAAAAATGCAGTGACTCTCAGCTCCTTGCGAAGAGTCATACGGTTCAATGACGAAGGCATCCTAGAAGAAAAGTTTATAATTGTAAGGAGAGTAGAAGATTCACCTAAAGGTGAAATTCTGTCTCATCCAAAATGTATGTATACCATTATCGAAGATGGAAGATGGTCAACTGGTGGAAAGAACATAGACCAGAACGTAGAAGCGAATGTACGAAAAGCAGCATTAGAAAATGGATATGAGCTTTTGGGACTGGTTTATATAAACCAATTACTGACCACCTACGAAGATGGGCTAGAACGTGTTTTCTTAGAAATGTATGTCCCTATAAAATAA
- a CDS encoding PepSY domain-containing protein, with product MKKWMLIPALAGVVAVGSVALADESVSNSSLTAKQMLTLQQAKELAVQQVGGHVTEIELEKKKSGPVYEVEVESRGIEYELDIDALNGAVSVRKQQSHVPADVSGKLLSEEQAIAAAKKLASGKVVDIELDEDDDQYYYDIDLRDGNYAYDVKVDAITGEIVTFEKEFKSGKNNKQSGQVLTKEEALAFAKKHAVGNVKKIELDREDGRRVYEIEMKDDQFKYEIDLDAVTGDLITFEKKQYKKPSVKKTQQAAKSVSANHTLKVAEPATQTTAQKVETKVAPVQQESKPSVKKQSALSKEEAIAIAKRHASGVVTDIELDDGVWEIEMEDGDVEYELEIDAATGTLVSFEKDE from the coding sequence TTGAAGAAGTGGATGTTGATTCCTGCATTGGCGGGAGTCGTTGCCGTCGGTAGCGTAGCCCTGGCTGATGAATCTGTCTCTAATTCTTCGTTGACAGCCAAACAAATGTTGACGCTGCAGCAAGCGAAAGAGCTGGCGGTGCAACAGGTGGGCGGGCATGTGACCGAAATCGAATTGGAGAAAAAGAAATCGGGGCCTGTGTACGAGGTGGAAGTGGAGTCGAGAGGGATTGAGTATGAGCTGGATATTGATGCGCTGAATGGCGCAGTTTCGGTTCGTAAGCAACAGTCCCATGTTCCGGCAGATGTTTCGGGCAAGTTGTTATCTGAGGAACAAGCGATTGCCGCTGCCAAGAAGCTGGCTTCTGGCAAGGTTGTGGACATCGAGTTAGATGAGGATGATGATCAGTACTATTATGACATTGATCTTCGCGATGGCAACTATGCGTATGACGTAAAGGTCGATGCGATCACAGGAGAGATTGTTACGTTCGAGAAGGAGTTTAAATCTGGAAAGAACAACAAACAATCCGGGCAAGTCTTGACGAAAGAGGAAGCCCTCGCATTCGCCAAGAAGCATGCGGTTGGAAATGTAAAAAAGATTGAACTGGACCGGGAAGATGGTCGCCGTGTATACGAGATCGAAATGAAAGACGATCAATTCAAGTATGAGATTGACTTGGATGCGGTTACTGGCGATTTGATTACATTTGAAAAAAAGCAGTATAAAAAACCAAGTGTGAAAAAGACACAGCAAGCTGCAAAATCGGTTTCAGCCAACCACACATTGAAAGTGGCTGAGCCGGCAACGCAAACTACTGCACAAAAAGTGGAAACGAAGGTGGCTCCGGTACAACAAGAGTCGAAACCATCAGTGAAAAAGCAATCTGCTTTGTCGAAAGAAGAAGCAATTGCGATTGCCAAGCGCCATGCGAGTGGTGTAGTAACGGATATTGAATTGGATGACGGTGTTTGGGAAATTGAAATGGAAGATGGCGATGTCGAATACGAATTGGAAATCGATGCGGCGACAGGTACCCTTGTTTCATTTGAAAAAGATGAATAA
- a CDS encoding response regulator transcription factor — MSEKILVIEDEESIARVLQLELEFEGYEVGIAYTGTDGLITYRENDWDLVLLDLMLPGLNGLDVLRRIRATEMETPVILLTAKSDVADKVAGLDLGANDYVTKPFEIDELLARIRSALRMSKRTVPEKEEHLFSYGGLSIHDQTREVKRDGKPIDLTPREYDLLLHLLKHPNQVLTREQLLDAVWGYDYYGDTNVVDVYIRYVRKKIDNGDDTSMIQTVRGVGYVLKGASSGS; from the coding sequence ATGAGTGAGAAGATTTTGGTCATAGAGGATGAGGAAAGCATCGCACGGGTCCTTCAATTGGAGCTGGAGTTTGAAGGGTATGAAGTTGGGATTGCTTATACGGGGACGGATGGGCTGATAACCTATCGAGAGAATGACTGGGACTTGGTGCTACTCGATTTGATGCTGCCCGGCTTGAACGGGCTGGATGTACTGCGGCGCATCCGTGCGACAGAGATGGAGACCCCGGTCATTTTATTGACGGCAAAAAGTGATGTAGCAGATAAAGTAGCAGGACTAGATTTGGGTGCGAACGATTACGTGACAAAGCCGTTTGAGATTGATGAACTGCTGGCACGTATCCGCTCGGCTCTCCGCATGTCGAAACGGACTGTCCCTGAAAAAGAGGAACATCTCTTTTCCTACGGGGGCCTCTCGATCCATGATCAAACCCGCGAAGTGAAAAGGGATGGCAAACCGATTGATTTAACGCCTCGTGAATACGATTTGCTGCTGCATTTGTTGAAGCATCCGAATCAGGTGCTGACCCGCGAGCAGTTGTTGGATGCGGTGTGGGGGTACGATTATTACGGTGATACGAATGTTGTCGATGTGTACATCCGTTATGTCAGGAAGAAAATCGATAACGGCGATGACACCTCCATGATCCAAACGGTCCGAGGAGTCGGCTATGTATTGAAGGGAGCTTCCTCCGGATCATGA
- a CDS encoding HAMP domain-containing histidine kinase, which translates to MKLKTKIHLSSTLLMLVILILANTGIYFLFGKMSNTTEYKQLLSRSKELTAALSKIDQEEEVKIVLQAYIPANGAIRILDESGKPTITTESVESLAKSSSSPQPDEKYAIGEYDGVEALTIAVPIIWPSGEVVTLEMTQLLTDVAANLKLLGYVLVGVTIFAMIPIILSSMTLGRLLTQPIEKLLAAMSESRREGTYEKINTFAKGKDELAEMERSYNEMMERLEENYLHQEQFVSDASHELKTPLTVIESYARLLKRQGHDNRAVAEEATDAILAESVRMKEMIAQMLELAKSHQERTYDPMPLHLPNVLHAVVQPLRQTFRRDIQVDADGDVVVETDEKHLRQLLFILLDNARKYSEREIKTGVRKGADGAELYVTDYGRGIPKEHLPNLFNRFYRVETDRNRKTGGTGLGLAIAKEIADALGVQLQVESIEGLGTTFRIVFPNRKGEDQL; encoded by the coding sequence ATGAAGCTGAAAACAAAAATTCATCTATCCTCTACTTTACTCATGCTCGTCATTCTCATATTGGCTAACACAGGGATTTATTTTCTTTTTGGGAAGATGTCTAATACGACGGAATACAAGCAATTGTTGAGCCGGTCGAAAGAATTGACAGCGGCTCTAAGTAAAATAGATCAAGAAGAGGAAGTGAAGATCGTACTCCAGGCATATATACCGGCGAATGGAGCGATCCGGATTCTGGACGAGTCGGGAAAACCTACTATTACAACGGAATCGGTGGAAAGTCTGGCGAAATCCTCTTCTTCGCCTCAACCGGATGAAAAATATGCAATCGGTGAATACGACGGGGTAGAGGCATTGACGATTGCAGTTCCCATTATTTGGCCATCGGGCGAAGTAGTCACACTCGAGATGACCCAGCTCCTGACAGATGTGGCTGCCAATTTAAAATTGCTGGGATACGTTCTAGTCGGCGTTACCATTTTCGCAATGATTCCCATTATCTTGTCCAGCATGACACTGGGCCGCCTATTGACCCAGCCGATTGAAAAATTGCTAGCTGCTATGTCCGAGAGCCGAAGGGAAGGTACGTATGAGAAGATCAACACCTTTGCGAAAGGGAAAGACGAGTTGGCTGAAATGGAGCGGTCCTACAATGAAATGATGGAGCGCCTCGAAGAAAATTATTTGCATCAGGAACAATTCGTATCGGACGCATCGCACGAATTAAAGACGCCGCTGACTGTCATCGAAAGCTACGCAAGGCTGTTAAAACGGCAAGGGCATGATAACCGGGCTGTGGCAGAAGAAGCGACAGATGCCATTTTAGCAGAATCTGTGCGAATGAAAGAAATGATCGCACAAATGCTTGAACTTGCGAAAAGCCATCAGGAGCGCACTTATGATCCGATGCCGCTCCATTTGCCGAATGTTCTCCATGCGGTCGTTCAGCCATTGCGGCAAACATTTCGGAGAGACATTCAGGTTGATGCGGACGGCGATGTGGTAGTGGAAACGGATGAAAAACATTTGCGTCAGCTCCTGTTCATCTTACTCGACAATGCCCGCAAATATAGTGAACGTGAGATTAAGACGGGGGTACGTAAGGGTGCGGACGGAGCGGAACTATACGTAACGGATTACGGAAGAGGCATCCCGAAGGAGCATTTGCCGAATTTATTCAATCGTTTTTATCGCGTGGAAACAGATCGGAATCGCAAGACGGGCGGAACAGGACTGGGATTGGCTATCGCAAAAGAAATTGCCGATGCACTTGGCGTCCAATTGCAGGTAGAGAGCATTGAAGGTCTTGGAACGACTTTCCGCATTGTGTTTCCGAATAGGAAGGGAGAGGATCAACTATGA
- a CDS encoding PepSY domain-containing protein yields the protein MKKWIRKPWFIPILLTVLILVVSEFYSRQIVSKAQTLSEKEIRDQLEKMYEANVVDVSENDDEYEITLARGGSEYEATVDAKTGQVLALIQTKEVAKAPPAKDQETGEPQDEDSGKENAEGNSSGAANQTGGKSETMSSGVTKPTTPGASGGSTQTPAKPTPDKKPTVQPAKPAKQPEKKSVLITEKRATQIAVAQLKTSAPYEVDDVDFVKTGDGGYYLVNIELDTDEDLDEVTYKIHAISGVVMSVTWDD from the coding sequence ATGAAAAAATGGATTCGGAAGCCATGGTTTATTCCGATCCTCCTGACGGTTCTCATTTTGGTTGTAAGTGAATTTTATTCGAGACAAATCGTTTCCAAAGCGCAAACCTTGTCTGAAAAAGAAATCCGAGACCAATTGGAAAAGATGTACGAAGCCAACGTTGTGGATGTTTCCGAGAATGATGATGAGTATGAAATTACCCTGGCGCGGGGCGGTTCAGAATACGAGGCAACTGTTGATGCGAAAACGGGCCAGGTGCTCGCCTTGATCCAAACGAAGGAGGTGGCGAAAGCGCCGCCTGCCAAGGATCAGGAAACTGGAGAACCTCAAGATGAAGATTCGGGTAAGGAGAATGCGGAGGGGAATTCTTCTGGAGCTGCTAACCAAACTGGAGGCAAATCGGAAACAATGTCTTCCGGGGTAACAAAACCGACAACGCCCGGTGCATCAGGCGGTTCAACTCAAACTCCGGCAAAACCGACGCCAGATAAGAAACCGACTGTACAACCTGCCAAGCCTGCTAAGCAACCAGAGAAAAAATCTGTCTTGATCACTGAAAAACGGGCAACGCAAATAGCGGTCGCTCAATTAAAAACGTCTGCTCCTTATGAAGTGGATGATGTGGATTTCGTGAAAACTGGCGATGGCGGATATTATTTAGTCAACATTGAATTGGACACCGACGAAGACTTGGATGAGGTGACGTACAAGATACATGCTATTTCAGGGGTGGTTATGTCCGTCACTTGGGATGACTGA
- a CDS encoding glycerate kinase: MKIILAPDSFKGSLTAREAALAMEEGICEAVPSAERILMPLADGGEGTVDCLVGATRGQTVSVRVYDPLRREIVARYGILGDGATCVIEIAEASGLPLLKEEERDPMITTSYGTGQLIQHALDAGYRTFIIGLGGSATNDGGTGILQALGCRFLDVQGKELAAVGGALHKLHKIDLSQFDQRIMESSFTIACDVQAPFIGPTGASAVFGPQKGASEAEVALLDQNLKRLADCIEEEIGLALHDMEGTGAAGGAGGALLAFFQGIMKPGIEVVMEAMDFERIAEGADLLITGEGRSDGQTITGKAPSGVASLAERHEIPVLLISGAIDEASREMLRAVFTEVHGLTDCGIKTKIAMSQSFRLLREKTAAVVGDYVESVKTDK; this comes from the coding sequence TTGAAAATCATACTAGCACCTGATTCTTTTAAAGGTAGTTTAACAGCTCGCGAGGCTGCACTTGCCATGGAGGAAGGTATTTGCGAAGCCGTCCCATCTGCTGAACGGATACTCATGCCGTTGGCTGATGGCGGCGAGGGTACGGTGGATTGTCTTGTGGGCGCGACACGCGGTCAAACCGTTTCCGTCCGAGTCTACGATCCGCTCCGTAGGGAAATAGTTGCCCGATACGGCATATTGGGTGACGGGGCAACTTGTGTAATTGAGATAGCGGAAGCGTCCGGCCTGCCATTGTTGAAGGAAGAGGAAAGGGACCCAATGATTACGACATCCTATGGGACCGGCCAACTCATCCAACATGCGCTGGATGCGGGTTATCGGACGTTCATCATCGGACTGGGCGGAAGTGCGACAAATGACGGCGGTACGGGCATTCTGCAAGCGCTCGGCTGTCGCTTTTTAGACGTCCAAGGGAAGGAACTTGCTGCCGTTGGCGGTGCCTTGCACAAACTGCATAAGATTGATTTATCCCAATTTGACCAAAGAATCATGGAAAGCTCGTTTACGATTGCATGCGATGTACAGGCGCCTTTCATCGGTCCGACAGGAGCTTCCGCTGTATTTGGCCCTCAAAAAGGAGCGTCCGAGGCAGAGGTTGCCTTGCTTGATCAAAACCTGAAACGGCTGGCTGATTGTATAGAAGAGGAGATAGGGCTTGCCCTTCACGATATGGAGGGAACAGGAGCGGCTGGAGGAGCAGGCGGCGCCTTGCTGGCTTTTTTCCAAGGCATTATGAAGCCGGGCATTGAAGTGGTTATGGAAGCGATGGACTTCGAAAGGATTGCAGAGGGGGCCGATTTGCTAATTACCGGAGAAGGGCGATCGGACGGGCAGACCATAACCGGGAAAGCGCCATCCGGTGTAGCCAGTCTGGCGGAACGCCATGAGATCCCTGTTCTTCTCATTTCAGGGGCAATTGACGAGGCGTCCCGTGAAATGCTGCGGGCTGTTTTTACGGAAGTGCATGGCCTGACGGATTGTGGAATCAAAACCAAAATAGCGATGTCCCAATCGTTCCGGCTGCTTCGAGAGAAAACAGCTGCGGTTGTGGGGGATTACGTTGAGAGTGTAAAAACCGATAAATAA
- a CDS encoding MBL fold metallo-hydrolase produces MNIIPIGIWGGYPKANGATSSFLIEHEGYNLLFDCGSGVLASLQNYIPLEQLDAVVISHYHADHIADIGSLQYSRLINYYTGNPMPPLPIYGHTQDKEGFEKLSYKEQTVGIEIFDRTSYTVGPFTLSFCPTVHPVYCLAMKVSAAGKTAVFTADTEWTDLLVEFSREADILISEANLYEEYLGKSPGHMAGSEAGTLARLAGAKRLILTHLPQYGELTTIAEAARGQYDGEVELAVVGKTYTLV; encoded by the coding sequence TTGAACATCATACCCATCGGCATATGGGGCGGCTATCCAAAAGCGAATGGCGCCACCTCTTCTTTTTTAATCGAACATGAAGGGTACAACCTGCTGTTCGATTGCGGCAGCGGCGTACTAGCCTCCCTGCAAAATTACATTCCACTGGAGCAGCTGGATGCTGTCGTCATCAGTCATTACCACGCCGATCATATCGCGGATATCGGCAGTCTCCAATACAGCCGGCTCATCAACTATTACACAGGAAACCCGATGCCGCCGTTGCCGATTTACGGACACACGCAAGACAAAGAGGGGTTTGAGAAGCTGTCGTACAAAGAGCAAACGGTCGGAATAGAGATTTTCGACAGGACAAGTTATACAGTCGGCCCCTTTACGTTATCCTTTTGCCCGACGGTCCATCCCGTTTATTGCTTGGCCATGAAGGTTAGTGCAGCTGGTAAAACAGCCGTATTTACCGCAGATACTGAATGGACGGACCTACTTGTCGAATTTTCAAGAGAAGCGGATATATTAATTAGTGAAGCCAACTTGTACGAAGAATACCTCGGCAAATCTCCTGGACATATGGCAGGAAGCGAGGCGGGGACCTTGGCAAGATTGGCTGGAGCCAAACGGTTGATTCTTACTCATCTACCGCAATATGGCGAGCTTACAACTATTGCGGAAGCTGCGCGAGGTCAATACGACGGGGAAGTCGAGCTTGCTGTTGTTGGCAAAACATATACATTAGTATAA